The following nucleotide sequence is from Halomonas chromatireducens.
TCAGCAAAAAGGTGATGATGCCGCGAAAGGTTCCGGTATCCATGGTCAGCGTGTGCCCTCGAGCACGGTACCCAACTGCTGCAGGTAGGCGACCAGGGCCGTGATTTCCTGCTGCCCACGCACTTCGCGGGTGGCGTTCTCGATATCCTCGTCGGTATAGGGCACGCCGAGGGTGCGCAGCGCCCGCATCTTGCGCGGCGTATCGTTGCCATCGAGCGTACGCTCGAAGAGCCATGGGTAGGCCGGCATGATCGATCCCGGCACCACGTCACGCGGGTTGTACATGTGGGCACGGTGCCAGTCGTCGCTGTAGCGGCCACCGACGCGGGCCAGGTCGGGACCGGTGCGCTTGGAGCCCCAAAGGAAGTTGTGCTCGTAGATGAACTCGCCAGCCACGCTGTAGTGGCCATAGCGCTCGGTCTCGGCGCGGAACGGGCGGATCATCTGGGAGTGACAGCCGACGCAGCCTTCCCGGCGATAGATGTCACGGCCTTCCAGTTCCAGGGCAGAGAGCGGGCGCAGGCCCTCGACCGGCTCGGTGGTCTGCTTCTGGAAGAACAGCGGCACGATCTCGGCCAGGCCGCCGAAGCTGATCACCACCAGGATCAACACGGCGAGCAGGCCTACGTTCTTTTCGACAATCTCGTGTTTCATTGGTGTCGGTATCCCCGGTTGCTCAGGCGGTCTGCGGAATCGGATGTTGCACGGCTTCGCTGCGCTGGATGGTCTTGAAGACGTTGTAGGCCATGATCAGCATGCCGATAATCCAGAACAGGCCGCCGATCAGGCGCACGATATAGCCCGGACCGCTGGCCTCGACGGACTCCATGAAGGTGTACATCAGGGTGCCGTCGGGGTTGATGGCGCGCCACATCAGGCCTTGCAGGATGCCATTGACCCACATGGAGGCGATATAGAGTACCGTTCCAATGGTAGCCAGCCAGAAATGCACTGCAATCATGCCGACCGAATACATTTCGGTGCGACCGAACAGGCGCGGGATCAGGTGGTACATGGAGCCGATGGTAATCATTGCCACCCAGCCGAGTGCGCCGGCATGGACGTGGCCGATGGTCCAGTCGGTGTAGTGCGACAAAGCGTTGACCGTCTTGATCGCCATCATCGGTCCTTCGAAGGTGGACATGCCGTAGAATGACAGGGCAACCACCAGGAAGCGCAGGGTCGGGTCGGTGCGCAGCTTATGCCAGGCGCCGGAGAGCGTCATCATCCCGTTGATCATGCCGCCCCAGGAGGGCGCCAGCAGGATGATCGACATCACCATGCCCAGCGACTGGGCCCAGTCGGGCAGGGCGGTGTAGTGCAGGTGGTGTGGGCCTGCCCACATGTAGATCATGATCAGCGCCCAGAAATGGACGATGGATAGCCTGTAGGAGTAGATGGGGCGCTCGGCCTGCTTGGGAACGAAGTAGTACATCATGCCGAGGAAGCCGGCGGTGAGGAAGAAGCCGACCGCGTTGTGCCCGTACCACCACTGCACCATGGCATCGATGGTGCCGGAGTAGATGGAGATCGAATACATGGCGGTGACCGGGATCGCGGCATTGTTGACGATGTGCAGCACGGCCACGGTCAGGATGAAGGCGGCGAAGAACCAGTTGGCGACATAGATGTGCGACGTCTTGCGCTGCTTGATGGTCATCAGGAAGACGATGGCATAGCTGACCCATACTGCGGCGATCAGGATATTGATTGGCCACTCCAGCTCGGCATACTCCTTGGTGGTGGTGTAGCCAAGCGGCAGGGTGATCACTGCCGATACGATCACCGCCTGCCAGCCCCAGAAGGTGAAGGCTGCCAGCTTGTCGGAGAACAGGCGCGTCTGACAGGTACGCTGCACGACATAATAGGAGGTTGCCATCAGCGCCGAACCACCGAAGGCAAAGATGACGGCGTTGGTGTGCAGCGGGCGCAGGCGGCCAAAACTCGTCCAGGGCAGGTCGAGGTTGAGTTGCGGCCAAACCAGCTGTGCGGCAAGGATGACGCCGAGGAGCATGCCCACGATGCCCCACACGACTGTCATGATCGCGAACTGCCGAACTACCTTGTAATTGTAGGTCGGGTGCTCTAATGCTGTGCTCATGTCAGGTTCCCATCGAACGCGTATCGAGAGCCGGCCGTCACGGATGCTGCGGCCGGCGCTCACGGTTGGGTGAAGC
It contains:
- the ccoO gene encoding cytochrome-c oxidase, cbb3-type subunit II; translation: MKHEIVEKNVGLLAVLILVVISFGGLAEIVPLFFQKQTTEPVEGLRPLSALELEGRDIYRREGCVGCHSQMIRPFRAETERYGHYSVAGEFIYEHNFLWGSKRTGPDLARVGGRYSDDWHRAHMYNPRDVVPGSIMPAYPWLFERTLDGNDTPRKMRALRTLGVPYTDEDIENATREVRGQQEITALVAYLQQLGTVLEGTR
- the ccoN gene encoding cytochrome-c oxidase, cbb3-type subunit I; the protein is MSTALEHPTYNYKVVRQFAIMTVVWGIVGMLLGVILAAQLVWPQLNLDLPWTSFGRLRPLHTNAVIFAFGGSALMATSYYVVQRTCQTRLFSDKLAAFTFWGWQAVIVSAVITLPLGYTTTKEYAELEWPINILIAAVWVSYAIVFLMTIKQRKTSHIYVANWFFAAFILTVAVLHIVNNAAIPVTAMYSISIYSGTIDAMVQWWYGHNAVGFFLTAGFLGMMYYFVPKQAERPIYSYRLSIVHFWALIMIYMWAGPHHLHYTALPDWAQSLGMVMSIILLAPSWGGMINGMMTLSGAWHKLRTDPTLRFLVVALSFYGMSTFEGPMMAIKTVNALSHYTDWTIGHVHAGALGWVAMITIGSMYHLIPRLFGRTEMYSVGMIAVHFWLATIGTVLYIASMWVNGILQGLMWRAINPDGTLMYTFMESVEASGPGYIVRLIGGLFWIIGMLIMAYNVFKTIQRSEAVQHPIPQTA